The region GTCTTCTTATCGTTGCCCTTTTCGGCTACCTGCTGGGAGGAAACGAGGAGATTTACCGTTTCATCCTCGCAAGGCTCGTCAGCCTTTTCCCATCTGTGACAGCAGGCATAACCGCAGAGCTCAGGAATATAATTACATATAAAGGGATAAGCCTGCTAACGGTTTTTGTCTACGCCTTTTTATCGCTTCAGCTTTTTTATTCCATGGAACATGCCATGAATGTAATCTTCAAGGTTCCTAAAAAACGGCACTTTTTTATATCCATACTTTGGTCTATTTTAATAGTGACGCTTGTGACCATCTTTTTCCTGCTCTCCTTTACAATAAGCTCAACCGCCAGTGCGCTTAGACAGTATCCTGTGGATGTGCTTGGTTTTAAAATCGGATACAAGGCAGGCATCTTCATTAAATACATTGCGCCTTTTATTATCATCCTCATGAGTTATACCGCTGTTTATATAATTGTTCCAAAGGTAAAGGTATCTTTAAAAAATGCGTTTTCAGGCGCGCTGTTCACAACCATTTTGTGGGAAGTTGCAAAACATTTCTTTACATGGTACGTAAAAAACGTCATTCAGATAGGGACCATCTACGGCTCATTAACGACCTTCATTGTTTTCCTCCTGTGGGTTTATTATTCGTCATGTATCTTCCTCCTTGGGGCTGAGCTGGTAAATAATTTGGAAAAGGCATAAATGCAGGAATTTACAGAAAAACAGGTGGAGGTTATTGCTGAAGACATAATCTACCGCGGCATATTAAAGGAATTAGGTGAAGATGAAATCTACCTGGAGTCTGAAAGCGGATGGGTTGTGATACCAATGGAAAAAGTCGCTGATATAAAAGCAGCAGATTAGCATTTTAATAATGTCTATATTTTCAAAAATGATGTAGAATATTGCAACGCCAAACAATCTAAACCAGAACTCAGGATTTAAATATGTCCAATGAACTATTAATTCTCATAACCGCCGCCGCTTCAATCGGTTTCTTCCATACATTATTCGGGCCTGACCATTACTTGCCATTCATAATGATGTCGCGCTCAGGAAGGTGGTCCCCGGCAAAAACAACGCTGATTACTGTCTTATGCGGCGCCGGGCATATATTAAGCTCTGTCCTGCTTGGATTATTAGGCGTAACTCTCGGTATCGGCGTTTCCAGATTAGAGGTAATTGAATCATTCCGCGGCAGTATGGCAACATGGGCGCTCATTGCCTTCGGGCTGGTTTACTTTATCTGGGGTCTCCGGAGAGCATTAAGGAATAAACCCCATGAACACCTGCACCTGCATAACGATGTCGACGGTCACATGCACACACACAACCACACTGTTGAACATATGCATATACATGAGAAAAAGGGGACCAAAAGCATAACTCCATGGGTACTTTTTACAATATTTATCTTTGGTCCATGCGAGCCGTTAATCCCGATGCTTATGTATCCGGCTGCAAAAAACAGCCTTACGGGTTTGTTGCTGGTTACGGGCATTTTCGGTCTGACAACAATCATCACAATGCTGGGCATTGTTCTCGTTTCTATTTTCGGGTTTAACCTTATCCCAACAACACGGCTTAAGCGTTACACACATGCCATATCAGGAGCTGTGATTTGTCTTTGCGGAATGTTAATGCTGGCTTTTGGCTTGTAAGTCATGAACGAGACTGAAAAA is a window of Nitrospirota bacterium DNA encoding:
- a CDS encoding sulfite exporter TauE/SafE family protein; this encodes MSNELLILITAAASIGFFHTLFGPDHYLPFIMMSRSGRWSPAKTTLITVLCGAGHILSSVLLGLLGVTLGIGVSRLEVIESFRGSMATWALIAFGLVYFIWGLRRALRNKPHEHLHLHNDVDGHMHTHNHTVEHMHIHEKKGTKSITPWVLFTIFIFGPCEPLIPMLMYPAAKNSLTGLLLVTGIFGLTTIITMLGIVLVSIFGFNLIPTTRLKRYTHAISGAVICLCGMLMLAFGL
- a CDS encoding YihY/virulence factor BrkB family protein, translating into MIKPLSKSLLDFLKDECFYLAGGISYFSIMSLVPLSLLIVALFGYLLGGNEEIYRFILARLVSLFPSVTAGITAELRNIITYKGISLLTVFVYAFLSLQLFYSMEHAMNVIFKVPKKRHFFISILWSILIVTLVTIFFLLSFTISSTASALRQYPVDVLGFKIGYKAGIFIKYIAPFIIILMSYTAVYIIVPKVKVSLKNAFSGALFTTILWEVAKHFFTWYVKNVIQIGTIYGSLTTFIVFLLWVYYSSCIFLLGAELVNNLEKA